In Beutenbergia cavernae DSM 12333, the DNA window GACCACCGGTCCCCGCGGCCAGCGCCGGCCGCGCGCGAGGGCGCGAGCGCCGGCACCGAGCAGCGCCGCGAGCCCGAGAGAGAAGATCGCCAGGCCGACGGCGCTGAGCGGCTCCCCCACCCCGCGCAGGAGGTCGACCACGAAGAGGACGCCGAACGCGGTCAGGGCCGCCACCTGGACGAGCAGCAGCAGCAGCGCGACGCGGAGCGGGACAGGGAGCGATCCGAGCGACGATCGCCGTCGGCCGGCGTCGTCGGACCCGGCCGCGGAATCGGCGGATTCAGGTGGTTCGGGGGGCACGACGACTACTGTAGGCTGGCCCGCACCGTGGACGCGGACCCGACGACGAGGCCACGACCCGGCGCAGTGTGACGAAGCCCTCACCCGTCACGCGGGTGAAACTTGCGCGTAACCCCTTGTGTGCGCAGAAGTCGCATGTGACAGTGGTGTGCAGCAAACACCCCCCGAGTCGCCCGGATCCGCCCGGATCCCGTGTAGCGACGCGCGCCCACGAGGAGCTGTCATGACGGACTGGCGTCACCGCGCTGCGTGTCTCACCGAAGACCCTGAGCTGTTCTTCCCGATCGGCAACACCGGTCCTGCGCTCGCCCAGATCGACGAGGCGAAGGCCGTCTGCCAGCGCTGCGACGTCGTCGACTCCTGCCTGAAGTGGGCCATCGAGACCGGCCAGGACTCCGGCGTCTGGGGCGGCATGTCGGAGGACGAACGCCGCGCCCTCAAGCGCCGCACGGCCCGCGCCCGCCGCGCCGGCTGACACTCCGCCGATCGGGGCCGCTCGAGGTCACTCGACCTCGAGCGCCTCGTCCATCTTGCCCGGGAGCACCACCGACGGCGGTGCCGCCCGGCCCTCGTCGGCACCGTCTCCGCCGTCCTGGACGCTGATCCGCAGCGGCGCGAGCCGCGCGACGATCCGGACCTCGGTCCCTCCGCCGTCGGCGTGATGC includes these proteins:
- a CDS encoding WhiB family transcriptional regulator, producing the protein MTDWRHRAACLTEDPELFFPIGNTGPALAQIDEAKAVCQRCDVVDSCLKWAIETGQDSGVWGGMSEDERRALKRRTARARRAG